A window of the Plasmodium falciparum 3D7 genome assembly, chromosome: 3 genome harbors these coding sequences:
- a CDS encoding CLP1 P-loop domain-containing protein, putative: MYDSCYDNNYLHNFEYNLIKSYDTIKKIPHKRDNVNIDKDDDGDDDNDNDDIYIHTKNIDNLCLKKKIYLLGLNYDEYILLRGSFRFRVIKGLIKFNGEIIKPSYEYRNVLIPHFYPLFKLIALNVNNVKYKDKKFIYDDVGLVSVDEGKKRSSGALSIFGLIRKSSNDNNKNKNNNDNNKNKNSNDNNQNNNDNDNSNNISSNSIHGSHNNIVILNNNDNINTININSNKENVKANDFDVPLKDNDCIYECAHTILKNYLFGLNLLPEDNFKRNNFYEYIIHCDKEDVAGYSSCYMINTMKLSLYFEKYPIIIAFEKKKDFLYYLYNNNNGPTKLNLSNFKQNNTLYIDTYQFSYILKEFLLYIYNKKTYKIENVIKKVEDVDKTLNNYYLLNDVETKSDTYINETISKDVNYHIDKDGVVRMCDPGNCNARSNLNKDTKYMNEEEVENVGVKNKIYKIDKHEWWNNFKINKGKENIFEISCVEESKYEIDENMNCVETKEKDKIKKDDSIFSLWNTFSISIIGDKGKGKSFFVINFINNLLNYYKGVILIDIDVGQPIIGLSGFLSIYKIKCPINNYNFFFVDKNKYKCIKKIFFGSCSVNDNVNYFIKCLEHLYNYLYFVYLKKKEEKKNKKKKNGKFCFPIVINTFGWIKNIGLFLLNLNIYLSKCNFLIQIDSLKIPKTLKRKMNKQYFHSYMFNDLLLITEEDKENTLYCILNLNNRKVNVISKKFSIFNIISEYSKLDESHFIFYNFSMSFQNEEEKENEKKRRLSNVSSYTSSSSFNSYNLSGTHQRDGYNYNMRGYKSYGNYGNYENCGNCVNPMNNTNNMNNMNNHNNMINTYYGGYKSSGNYYNKSYNSNNNNNNNSNNSYYDNNACNYSKNMFLNNCSKSNIIGYTYNRGTIGSCPGFNNNSGNNRRTNPCSLMDYMHKAKHLKFDDHVMFSSNVDRDKGNSRCILNENVCYNNKIGYNEYHNNNYYNEKNRNDMYQYKETNYKNIEKYDYYMSKMSHFFDRNCVRVINYVSYKKILSYNDMEKKKYKDKSISILPKNLRAYRFFSYFFYKFKEIIFYIHSYSFYDGLNDFFFKHESYVRSFNFASLDENIEEEIKNMDKDDQNLKSEGEEKNLLSPLSNNVIHDLMPLESTLKSIPLNIVNDVGDRTLHIDVPYLNTEDDTNSMNKKVDSAENNSNKKSITNDTMDDHNKNMNDHNNTNDHNNINDHNNNMDYPYDSGEKINNTYYEDDKINKKNCIYSCVLFDLRNVKLSNLHFKNDYSECDDSEDFIAFKYFFNNIICLCNDNSNTVKKDNTSSNINEMNEEIIYHIDKLDINNNFENVNSIIKMEDLKKNNVKLIPINESFTHILTAYVKLIDNMKLIIYLPHWFNDYDLLKQVNTFVTGSGLIPYNINDLINNYSVYLDIMSPKEMKIIKYLKERKTSSSSEYL, from the coding sequence ATGTACGATTCTTGTTATGATAACAATTATCTACATAATtttgaatataatttaattaagtCATATGACACTATTAAGAAAATACCACATAAAAGGGATAATGTTAACATTGATAAAGATGATGAtggtgatgatgataatgataatgatgatatatatatacacaccaagaatatagataatttatgtttgaaaaagaagatatatttgttaggtttaaattatgatgaatatattttattaagagGTAGTTTTCGTTTTCGAGTTATAAAAGGgttaattaaatttaatgGGGAAATAATAAAGCCTTCCTATGAATATAGGAACGTATTAATACCTCATTTTTATCCTTTATTTAAATTGATAGCTTTAAATGTTAATAATGTAAAGTATAaggataaaaaatttatatatgatgatgTGGGTTTGGTAAGTGTTGATGAGGGGAAAAAAAGATCAAGTGGTGCTTTGAGTATTTTTGGACTTATAAGAAAGAGtagtaatgataataataaaaataaaaataataatgataataataaaaataaaaatagtaatgataataatcaaaataataatgataatgacaatagtaataatatttcaagTAATAGTATCCATGGAAGTCATAacaatattgttattttaaataataatgataatattaatactattaatattaattcaaataaagaaaatgtaaaAGCTAACGATTTTGATGTTCCCTTAAAAGATAACGATTGCATATATGAATGTGCTCATACtattttaaagaattatttatttggatTAAATTTATTACCTGAAGATAATttcaaaagaaataatttttatgaatatattatacattgtGATAAAGAAGATGTAGCTGGTTATTCAAGTtgttatatgataaatactATGAAATTAAGTTTATATTTCGAAAAATATCCTATTATAATTGcttttgaaaaaaagaaagactttttatattatttatataataataataatggtcctaccaaattaaatttatcaaatttcaaacaaaataatacactatatattgatacatatcaattttcatatatattaaaagagtttttattatatatatataataagaaaacaTATAAGATAGaaaatgttattaaaaaagtaGAGGATGTTGATAAAACattgaataattattatttattgaatGATGTAGAAACAAAAAgtgatacatatataaatgaaactATTTCAAAAGACGTCAATTATCATATTGATAAAGATGGTGTTGTTAGAATGTGTGATCCTGGAAATTGTAATGCTCGAagtaatttaaataaagatacaaaatatatgaatgaagAAGAAGTGGAAAATGTTGgtgttaaaaataaaatatataaaatagataAGCATGAATGGtggaataattttaaaataaataaaggtaaagaaaatatttttgaaatatcATGTGTTGAAGAATCCAAATATGAAATAGATGAGAATATGAATTGTGTTgaaacaaaagaaaaggatAAGATTAAAAAAGATGATTCAATATTTAGTTTATGGAATACATTTAGTATATCAATTATTGGTGATAAAGGGAAAGGAAAAAgcttttttgttataaattttattaataatttattaaattattataaaggtGTTATATTAATAGATATTGATGTAGGTCAGCCAATTATAGGATTAAGTGgttttttatctatatataaaattaagtgtcctataaataattataattttttttttgttgataaaaataaatataaatgtataaagaaaatattttttggaAGTTGTTCTGTAAATGACAATgtgaattattttattaaatgcttagaacatttatataattatttatattttgtatatttaaaaaagaaagaagaaaaaaagaataagaagaaaaaaaatggcaaattttgttttcctatagttattaatacatttggttggataaaaaatattggattatttttattaaatttaaatatttatttaagtaAATGTAATTTTCTAATACAAATTGATTCACTAAAAATCCCTAAAACATTGAAGAGAAAGATGAATAAACAATATTTTCATTCCTATATGTTTAATGATTTACTTTTAATAACAGAagaagataaagaaaatacaCTTTATTGTATTTTAAATTTGAATAATAGGAAGGTAAATGTTATTTCTAAaaaattttctatatttaatattataagtgAATATAGTAAATTAGATGAAagtcattttatattttataatttttccaTGTCTTTTCAAAATgaggaagaaaaagaaaatgaaaaaaaaagaaggctTTCTAACGTGTCTTCTTATACATCGTCATCTTCATTTAATTCGTATAATTTATCAGGTACGCATCAAAGGGAtggttataattataatatgcgCGGATATAAATCTTACGGAAATTATggaaattatgaaaattgtGGAAATTGTGTAAATCCAatgaataatacaaataatatgaataatatgaataatcataataatatgattaataCTTATTATGGTGGTTATAAAAGTTCTggaaattattataacaagagttacaatagtaataataataataacaataatagtaataactcatattatgataataatgcaTGTAATTATTCTAAAAACatgtttttaaataattgtaGTAAATCTAATATTATTggttatacatataatagaGGAACTATTGGTTCGTGCCCtggttttaataataatagtggtAATAATAGAAGGACTAATCCATGTTCATTAATGGATTATATGCATAAAGCGAAACACTTAAAGTTTGATGACCATGTTATGTTTTCTTCAAATGTTGATAGAGATAAAGGTAACAGTAGATgtattttaaatgaaaatgtgtgttataataataaaataggatataatgaataccataataataattattataatgagaAGAATCGAAATGATATGTATCAATATAAGgaaacaaattataaaaatattgaaaaatatgacTATTATATGAGTAAGATGTCTCATTTTTTCGATAGGAATTGTGTTAGGGTAATAAATTATGttagttataaaaaaattttatcttataatgatatggaaaaaaaaaaatataaagataaaagtATATCTATTTTACCGAAAAATCTGAGAGCTTATAGATTTTTTTCATActtcttttataaatttaaagaaaTCATCTTTTATATACACAGTTATTCATTTTATGATGGATTGAatgactttttttttaagcacGAAAGTTATGTTAGAAGTTTTAATTTTGCTTCTTTAGATGAAAATATTGAAGAagagataaaaaatatggataaGGATGATCAAAATTTAAAATCTGAAGGAGAAgaaaagaatttattatcaccattgAGTAATAATGTAATACATGATTTAATGCCTCTGGAAAGTACCTTGAAGAGTATTCCATTAAATATAGTTAATGATGTGGGTGATAGAACATTACATATTGATGTACCTTATTTGAATACTGAGGATGATACAAATAGTATGAATAAGAAAGTTGACTCTGCAGAAAATAACAGCAATAAGAAGAGCATTACGAATGATACCATGgatgatcataataaaaacatgaacgatcataataatacaaatgatcacaataatataaatgatcataataataatatggattaTCCATATGATAGTGGTGAAAagataaataatacatattatgaagatgataagataaataaaaagaattgcATATATTCATGTGTGCTATTTGATTTAAGGAATGTGAAACTAAGTAATTTACATTTCAAAAATGATTATTCCGAATGTGATGATAGTGAAGATTTTATAGCGTTTAAGTAtttctttaataatataatatgtttatgtaatgataattcaaatactgtaaaaaaggataatacatcaagtaatattaatgaaatgAATGAAGAGATAATTTATCATATCGATAaattagatataaataataattttgaaaatgtaaattcaataataaaaatggaagatttaaaaaagaataatgttAAATTAATTCCAATAAATGAAtcatttacacatatattaacAGCTTATGTAAAATTAATTGACAATATGAAacttatcatatatttgCCTCATTGGTTTAATGATTATGATTTACTTAAACAAGTCAATACTTTTGTTACAGGTTCAGGTTTAATaccttataatataaatgatttaattaataattattctgTTTATTTAGATATTATGAGTCCcaaagaaatgaaaattattaaatacttGAAGGAAAGAAAAACATCTTCCTCTTCAgaatatttatga
- a CDS encoding HAD superfamily protein, putative: MWGKIVSSVSNALDFNQATLSGCIDIICIESEIENKLKNDKIEVIYKSTPFHVRFGKTKLLRSKEKIVSILVNGKSTNLHMKLGSAGEAYFVEKTYEDVEEDLETSPLSSPRNEYYYLYDDQHIDSCSIDESLNNFKSDEDDSDKVFLINTAEERKKSTDKHSKTERNKSKKYKDTKEEHKKNNSFIKKERQAEENTHDKKNHGNDQDSDNDEDEDDDDIIDRNIKQFNLSDKRREEFDDQNINSEWSWSWGRLPHLKTHDAVSDNNNSINSSVNKKRHKNKIKTKTYYKKSESVNEHATSKDDPVYIPKRNLSESHVRKTGKKKKLIKDRSYDAHNNGKKKNIHNNTSVAHKEKKKDNTQHSSKDTNPNKTHQNNHDQIKETLKKDRKFSDPTGLSQVKPSNEPKRKTIAHISNQKIKNECNNNQSMKDQIEQAIKESNTNMNVKNGKLKEKETNMEKKEADADKKGSLLENMLKNSNNIRKHSKNISKYADNRKKSDNKLIDVESKVKEVENEKDKEKEKAKEKVKEIMIEKVREKEKEKLYKKGSIKANEKDHTKDNTKSNTNEKSKDNASDNTKDHTKDITEDHTKDITKDHTKDITEDHTKDITKDHTKDITKDITKDITKDHTKDITNDITKDNINGHNKKQLKKGIDKKPSSSLDDYTHKEIDSNDDNNNHNDNNNKRSHSKGDQDAIFDDDIQNRIECSLCGHLLLNQNIDNEQNDYNIEIHNKNIFEANIVTYDQIDKNSNLWYHPSLVFRFDKKDPYYPSRVALPLLASWVVFNQPLSILAVEKLLNSSLTLSEVKDKSWRNWFGVSSTEYDNTTNNKSTNKDTKTNNQIEDKKKKKEQGDKSNIIERKNSKDSKSKRDTLHSLHNQSELSKRSSVRRSEDRIRVRYRKSLRPTSEQLQSLNLKEGANTITFLVTSSLQGTKSITGNIYLWKKNAKIVISDVDGTITRSTVLGHIMPIVGKDWSHVGVSQLFNKINKNGYHILYLTARAIGQADSTREYLFRLKKNDNNKLPDGPLILSPDRLFPSFKREVIDKKPYIFKIAALRDIRNLFPLNHNPFYAAFGNTESDHRAYISVGVPEAKVFIIDNRGIVHHVNSTYAKTYETMSEITEHMFPCIKNDKKREDDDQYNSFQYWKINSLSFYEKYMNVSDSS; this comes from the exons at gtGGGGAAAAATTGTTAGTAGTGTCTCTAATGCTCTAGATTTTAATCAAGCAACCCTTAGTGGCTGCATagatattatttgtatagaatctgaaatagaaaataaattaaaaaatgacaaAATAGAAGTTATATACAAATCTACTCCTTTTCATGTACGTTTCGGGAAAACCAAATTATTACGAtcgaaagaaaaaattgtaAGCATTTTAGTAAACGGGAAAAGCACTAATTTACATATGAAATTAGGAAGTGCAGGAGAAGCATATTTTGTTGAAAAAACATATGAAGACGTTGAAGAAGATCTAGAAACTTCACCTTTGTCCTCCCCACgtaatgaatattattatttgtatgatGACCAACATATTGATAGCTGTAGTATTGATGAATCACTTAATAATTTCAAAAGTGATGAAGATGACTCAGATAAAgtttttcttataaatactgctgaagaaagaaaaaaatcaaCAGATAAACATTCAAAAACAGAAAGAAATAAGAGtaagaaatataaagataCAAAAGaagaacataaaaaaaataattcattcataaaaaaagaaagacaAGCTGAAGAAAATAcacatgataaaaaaaatcatgGAAATGATCAAGATAgtgataatgatgaagatgaagatGACGATGATATTATTGATCGTAATATTAAACAATTTAATCTTAGTGACAAAAGAAGAGAAGAATTTGatgatcaaaatataaattcggAATGGTCTTGGTCATGGGGAAGATTACCACATTTAAAAACACACGATGCTGTTTCagacaataataattctaTCAATTCTtctgttaataaaaaaagacataaaaataaaattaaaacaaaaacatattataaaaaaagtgaaTCAGTTAATGAACATGCTACCAGTAAAGATGATCCAGTATATATACCCAAAAGAAATCTTAGTGAATCACATGTCAGAAAaacaggaaaaaaaaaaaaattaatcaaAGACAGAAGTTATGATGCACACaataatggaaaaaaaaaaaacatacataataatacCAGCGTGGCacacaaagaaaaaaaaaaagataatacaCAACATTCTTCAAAAGACACTAACCCAAATAAAACACATCAAAATAATCATGATCAAATTAAAGAAACTTTAAAAAAGGATAGAAAATTTAGTGACCCTACAGGTCTTAGTCAAGTTAAACCATCTAATGaaccaaaaagaaaaactatTGCACATATAAGtaatcaaaaaataaaaaatgaatgtaACAACAATCAATCAATGAAAGATCAAATTGAACAAGCAATCAAAGAATCTAATACAAATATGAACGTAAAAAATGGTAAActtaaagaaaaagaaactAACATGGAAAAGAAAGAAGCGGATGCAGATAAAAAAGGAAGTTTATTAGAAAACATGTtaaaaaatagtaataatattagaaaaCATTCTAAAAATATTAGTAAATATGCtgataatagaaaaaaatcagataataaattaatagatGTAGAAAGTAAAGTTAAAGAAgttgaaaatgaaaaagacaaagaaaaagaaaaagcaaAGGAAAAGGTTAAAGAAATTATGATAGAAAAAGTAcgagaaaaagaaaaagaaaagttatataaaaaaggaagtATTAAAGCTAATGAAAAAGATCATACCAAAGATAATACTAAAagtaatacaaatgaaaaatcAAAAGATAATGCAAGTGATAATACAAAGGATCATACAAAAGACATTACAGAAGATCATACAAAAGATATCACAAAAGATCATACAAAAGACATTACAGAAGATCATACAAAAGATATCACAAAAGATCATACAAAAGATATCACAAAAGATATCACAAAAGATATCACAAAAGATCATACAAAAGATATTACAAATGATATTAcgaaagataatataaacggacataacaaaaaacaattaaaaaaaggaatagaTAAAAAACCCAGCTCATCATTAGACGATTATACACATAAAGAAATAGAttcaaatgatgataataataatcataatgacaataataataaacgaAGTCATTCCAAAGGAGACCAGGATGCTATTTTTGATGATGATATTCAGAATAGAATAGAATGCAGCTTGTGTGGTCatcttttattaaatcaaaatatagataacgaacaaaatgattataatatagaaatacataataaaaacatttttgaAGCTAATATTGTTACTTATGATCAAATAGATAAAAATTCTAATTTATGGTATCATCCATCACTTGTATTTAGATTTGATAAAAAAGATCCTTATTATCCTTCCAGAGTTGCTTTACCTTTATTAGCATCTTGGGTTGTATTCAATCAACCATTATCTATTTTGGCTGtggaaaaattattaaattcatCCTTAACCCTTTCTGAGGTAAAGGATAAAAGCTGGAGAAATTGGTTTGGTGTCTCGAGTACAGAGTATGATAATACAACAAATAATAAGAGTACGAATAAAGATACAAAGACAAATAATCAAatagaagataaaaaaaaaaaaaaagaacaaggtgataaaagtaatattatagaaagaaaaaattccAAAGATTCGAAAAGTAAAAGAGATACACTACACTCATTACATAATCAAAGTGAATTAAGTAAAAGAAGTAGTGTTAGACGTAGTGAAGATAGAATCCGAGTAAGATATCGTAAATCATTAAGGCCAACATCTGAACAATTACAatcattaaatttaaaagaagGTGCTAATACAATTACATTTCTAGTTACATCTTCTTTACAAGGTACAAAAAGTATCACaggaaatatatacttatggaaaaaaaatgcGAAAATTGTTATATCAGATGTAGATGGTACTATAACTCGATCAACAGTATTAGGACATATTATGCCTATTGTAGGTAAAGATTGGTCACATGTAGGTGTTTCTCAATTATTCaacaaaattaataaaaatggataTCATATCTTATATCTAACAGCTAGAGCTATTGGACAAGCAGATTCAACTAGAGAATATTTATTCagactaaaaaaaaatgataataataaattgcCAGATGGCCCCTTAATTTTAAGTCCAGACAGACTCTTTCCTTCATTCAAAAGAGAAGTTATTGATAAAAAACcttacatttttaaaatagcAGCATTAAGGGATATAAGAAATCTATTCCCCCTCAATCACAATCCATTCTATGCAGCTTTTGGAAATACCGAAAGt gaTCATAGAGCTTATATATCAGTAGGAGTACCGGAAGCAAAAGTTTTCATTATAGACAATAGAGGAATTGTCCATCACGTTAATTCGACATATGCTAAAAC TTATGAAACTATGAGTGAAATAACAGAGCATATGTTTCCttgtattaaaaatgataaaaagagagaagatgatgatcaa tATAATTCATTTCAGTATTGGAAAATCAATAGCTTATCCTTTTATGAAAAGTATATGAATGTTAGTGACAGTAGCTAA
- a CDS encoding DNA-directed RNA polymerases I, II, and III subunit RPABC2, putative, with translation MDGFNDNYLNEDEDFMGDEFGQGIDSDDGENYENDIDIITDHQIKKDNKSDYENSEANEDNIRITSPYLTKYEKARIIGTRALQISMNAPLTIPIETSNDMINSKNEYDNYLNNDPLVIAEKELYNKSIPFILRRYLPNGSYEDWRLDELIID, from the exons a tgGATGGCTTTAATGATAATTACTTAAATGAGGATGAGGATTTTATGGGGGATGAATTTGGTCAAGGTATTGATAGTGATGATGGTGAGaattatgaaaatgataTTGATATAATAACAGATCATCAAATAAAGAAAGACAATAAATCAGATTATGAAAATTCTGAGGctaatgaagataatattaGAATAACTAGTCCATATTTAACTAAATATGAGAAGGCTAGAATTATAGGTACTAGAGCTTTACAAATAAGTATGAACGCACCCTTAACCATACCTATAGAGACATCAAATGATATGATAAATAGTAAAAATGagtatgataattatttaaataatgatcCTTTAGTTATAGCTGAAAaggaattatataataaatccaTTCCATTTATTTTAAGAAGATATTTACCGAATGGAAGTTATGAAGACTGGAGATTAGATGAACTTATAATTGattga
- a CDS encoding palmitoyltransferase DHHC1: MNDNESLDSEVLEKQYEIIKYAKYQDFIRLQILIQPYLLNNDIEMLNSINILHWACYCGFTELVKKLISFNCDIEKEDLVNNDTPIYYAIKNSNYEIVLLLIKCFGISILFHKNRRRMSPFLTAICEFNEDKILEALHILELLYMNGVSLEEQNEHGQTALFLSVKKNNISTLQWLLTKEVNINHRDFYGNTVLHIAVRHCDIDILRLLCDYGCLNMVYYSSIENKNTNVFQLCIKNRYFLVYILLKKWVLQNKICSKLKICKTIYAFYFWFFAILNLIVYFNIAHSFSIINKYHFKSLIWITIWFFQQFLWCMLYFKSPGFYKENHMFNKNKKNIQSSKYKNSNPMYNGTFKTNAEYQLNNIEREIFQINKKLISTNFNTLTPINHDQALSNKYNDILINLEYQKLSLYSQVSQERINSLDEDYRNAILYNQNPRNICVTCNIIKPPRVHHCAECFHCIVHQDHHCVWVDNCIGIKNQRCFYMFIFCIFVLLLYNYYYVYLYFHLFQATINYAFGSLVILCNFINVTLFAFITYLFARNTRTILTNVTFYEHYKKPNHITDKYNTDLRCWDFQNLNLKGILKNIYYFWSLNYDEPYIRQCTKTSNDVCYTLISNT, encoded by the exons atgaatgatAATGAGAGCTTAGACAGCGAGGTACTAGAAAAacaatatgaaataataaaatacgcGAAATATCAAGATTTTATAAGACTGCAAATATTAATACAACCATATCTTTTAAACAATGACATAGAAATGTTGAATTCTATAAACATCTTACATTGGGCATGTTATTGTGGTTTCACAGAGCTTGTAAAGAAATTGATAAGTTTTAATTGTGatatagaaaaagaagattTAGTAAATAATGATACTCCTATTTATTATGCAATTAAAAATAGTAATTACGAAATAgtcttattattaataaaatgttttggtatatctattttatttcataagaATAGAAGGAGAATGAGCCCCTTCTTAACAGCTATATGTGAATTTAATGAAGATAAAATTTTAGAAGCTCTACATATAttagaattattatatatgaatggtGTTAGTCTAGAAGAACAAAATGAACATGGACAAACTGCTTTATTTTTAAGtgttaagaaaaataatataagtacTTTACAATGGCTATTAACCAAAGAAGTAAATATTAATCATAGAGACTTCTATGGAAATACTGTTTTACATATAGCTGTACGACATTGTGATATTGACATATTAAGATTATTATGTGATTATGGCTGTTTAAATATGGTTTATTATTCATctattgaaaataaaaatacaaatgtTTTTCaattatgtattaaaaatagatattttctagtatatatattattaaaaaaatgggtattacaaaataaaatatgctcaaaattaaaaatatgtaaaaccATTTATGCCTTTTATTTTTGGTTTTTCGCAATATTAAATCTTATTGTTTACTTTAATATAGCTCACTCATTTTCTATTATCAACAAATATCATTTTAAATCACTCATTTGGATTACTATATGGTTTTTTCAACAATTCTTATGGTGCATGCTGTACTTTAAATCACCAGgattttataaagaaaatcatatgttcaataaaaataaaaaaaatatacaaagtagcaaatataaaaattctaATCCAATGTATAATGGAACCTTCAAAACAAATGCAGAATATCAacttaataatattgaaagggaaatatttcaaattaataaaaaacttATTTCTACGAATTTTAATACGCTCACACCTATTAATCATGATCAAGCGTTAtccaataaatataatgacaTCTTAATAAATCTAGAGTATCAAAAATTGTCTTTATATTCTCAGGTTTCTCAGGAAAGAATAAATTCCTTGGATGAGGACTACAGAAATgcaattttatataatcaaaatCCAAGG aaTATTTGTGTGACCTGCAATATTATAAAACCTCCAAGGGTTCATCACTGTGCTGAATGTTTCCACTGCATagt acATCAAGATCATCACTGTGTATGGGTTGATAACTGCATAG GAATAAAAAACCAGCGCTGTTTTTACATGTTCATCTTCTGCATATTTGTTTTACTACTATATAATTactattatgtttatttatatttccattTATTCCAAGCAACAATCAACTAT GCTTTTGGATCGTTGGTCATTTTATGTAATTTCATTAACGTAACGCTATTTGcatttattacatatttatttgcaAGAAATACAAGAACGATTTTGACGAATGTCACTTTTTACGAGCACTATAAAAA accTAATCATATAACCGATAAATACAATACCGATTTAAGATGTTGGGATTTCCAAAATTTAAACTTAAAAGGAATattaaa aaacatttattatttttggtCCTTAAATTATGATGAACCATATATTAGACAATGCACAAAAACG TCTAATGATGTGTGTTATACATTAATATCAAACACATGA